One region of Bacillus pumilus genomic DNA includes:
- a CDS encoding YhdX family protein, translating to MGKGRIRVEERIKVETDAEMFKATLLDQAQKKK from the coding sequence TTGGGTAAAGGGAGAATTAGAGTGGAAGAACGTATTAAGGTCGAAACGGATGCTGAAATGTTTAAAGCGACTCTCCTTGATCAGGCTCAGAAGAAAAAGTAG